Genomic segment of Deltaproteobacteria bacterium:
GATCGTCAGGATCGCCCACGACGCCAACGTGACGCGCCTGCCCATCGGCGACATCAGGACGTGCGTGAACTTCTCGATCCAGGCGCGGAAGGCGCCGCGCTCGCGCAGCACGACGAGCTCAGGCTCGGGCGGCTTCAGATAGTAGTACACGATCGGGTTCAGCATCATCTCCGACACCGTGATGGCGAGGATCCACCACGACGCCGTGATCGCGAGCTTCTGCAGCATGATGACCGGCACCAGGATGATGACGAGCACGCCGAGGGCGTCGGTGATGACGCCGGAGAAGGTCGGCACGAAGAGCTCGGCGAAGGCCGCGACGATCGCCCGCCGCTTGTGCCAGCCCGATTTCTCGAACTCCTCGTAGTAGCGGTCGTGCATCTGGATCGCGTGGCTCACGGCGCGCGCCGTGATGAGGAAGGGCATCACCAGCATCAGCGGATCGAGCGCGAGGCCGATGAGATGAATGAAGCCCATGCCCCAGAACGCCGCGATGACGCCCGTGAGCGTCGGCCGCAGCGAGCCGCGCCAGTCGTGGAAGTACATCCAGCGCAGCACCCACTCGATGCAGTAGGTGACGACCAGGATGAAGAAGCCGTCGCCCGAGTACCTGTAGACCCAGCCGTAGAGGCGCGGCTCGCCGGCGGCGTAGATCTTCACGCCGTCCTTCTCGAACGGCTCGATCACCTTGGTGTTCACGTCCTCGAAGATGCGCTTGTAGTCGAGGCGTCCTTCGATGAAGTTAGCGCGGATGAGGGCCGACTTGTCGTCGAGGGAGACGATCAAGCCGTAGACGTTCTCGGCGTTGTGGACGATGCGGCGGGTCTCGTCGACCTCGTCCTGACTCTGTGGGGCGCGCAGCATGACGGGCTCGGCGCGCAGCGTGCCGCCGGCGGCGACCTTCAGGTGGCGCACCGTGCGGTGGCCGATGGACTCGATCTGGTTGTGGTTCACGCCGTAGACCGTGTCCATCCCCTCGGTCATCTTGAAGATGGCCGTCAGGTGTTCCTTGGTGAAGATCGTGCCGTCCTCGACGCTGTACATGACGACGATGTTGTTGGCGCCGCCGAAGGTGCCCGAGTACTTGTTGTGGATCTTCACGAACTCGTGGCTCTGGGGCACGAGGTCGCCGAAGCTCGTCACGAGACGCAGCTGGAAGGTCCAGTACGCGAAGAGGCCGGTGACGAGCAGCACGACCAGCATCACCGGATTGCGCCACTCGATCAGCTGGTCGCCGAGCCAGTAGAGCGCACGCTTGTCCTCTGGAACTTCGTAATCGAGAGCCATCGAATCCCCCTAGCGTTTCGTACCCTTGCGGCAGGGCGTGCGCGTCGTCCCGAGACGTCGCGAAGGCGGAGAAATAGTTACGTTTTCTCGCTTTTCGGCAAGCTCGCGGCTTCTAACGCCAAGCAATTTTGGTGTCAAGCAGTTGACCCTCTTTCAACCCGACGCGCCGGCCCGCGCCGCACGCGCGCACGCATGACGAGTCGCGTCAGGCGCGCGGCAGGCCGAGGCCACGCTGCGCGACGACGTTGCGGAGGATCTCCACGGTCCCGCCGCGGATGGTGAGAGCGGGCGCGTTCACGATCGCGCGCGCGACGCGGCCCCCGAGCGGCGCCTCGGCGCCCGGAGCGAGCACCGCATACGGCCCCAGGACCTCGCCGGCGAAGCGCGCGAGGCGTTGTTCGAGCTCGCTGCCGTAGAGCTTCGCGAGCGCCGTGTCCGCCGTCGGCGTCACGCCCCGCGAGAGCTGCCAGGCGATGCGGTAGATGAGCTGCCGTCCGACGGCGATCTCGCCGTGGAAGCGCGCGAGCTGCTGGCGGACGAGGGGGTCGGCGCTCCGTCCGGTCGCGCGGACGTGCGCTTCGAGATCCGCGAGGAGCGGCGCGTAGCTCAACAGGCGTTCCATCCCGGCGCGCTCGTAGTCGAGCTGGGAGGCGATCTGGAACCAGCCGCGGCCGACCTCCCCGATGAGCCAGCGCTTCGAGACGCGCACCCGCTCGAAGAAGACCTCGTTGAAGTGGTGCTCGCCGGTCATGTCGACGAGCGGCCGCACCCGAATGCCCGGCAGGCGCATGTCGACCAGGAGCTCGCTGATCCCGCGGTGACGCGGCGCCGCCGGGTCGGTGCGCGCGACGAGGTAGCAGTAGTCCGCGTGGTGCGCGAAGCTCGTCCACACCTTCTGCCCTTCGACGACGAACGCGTCGCCGTCGTCGATCGCCCGCGTCGAGAGCGCGGCGAGGTCGGAGCCCGCGCCGGGTTCGCTCATCCCGAGACAGAACACGAGCTCGCCGCGCGCGAGCCGCGGAACGATCTCGCGCCGCTGCTCCTCGGTGCCGTGCGCCAGCAGCGCGGGTCCGATCTGCCGATCGCCGACCCAGTGCGCCGCCGTCGGCGCCCCGGCGCGCAGCAGCTCCTCGGTGACGATGGCGCGGTCGACGTAGTTGCGCCCCGCGCCGCCGTAGGCGGTCGGCCACGTCATGCCGATGAAGCCGGCCGCGCCGAGGCGGCGGGAGAACGCCGGGTCGAAGCCGTGGATCCACCCGTCCTCCGGGATCGCTCCGCGCGGCGGCAGCGCGTCGACGAGGAACGCGCGCACCCGGTCGCGCAGCTCGAGTTCGGCGGGCGAGAACGCGGGCCACATGCCGCCCCGGGGGCTAGCGGAGGCCCCGGAGGGAGTCAATTTTCGCCGGCCGTTTCGGCGCACGCGCTCGCCGGCGACGCGCCGCCGTGCTACCCGCGGACCCTCATGTCTGCAGACGACGTCCACGGCGGCGGCCGGCGGTTCCATCGCGCGCTCGACGCGAGGGATGCCACCGCGCTCGTCGCCGGGTCGATGATCGGCTCCGGGATCTTCCTGGTCGCGGCGCCGATGATGCGCGACCTCGGCTCGGCCGGCTGACTTCTCGCGGTATGGACGCTGTCGGGCGCCATGACCGTCACGGGCGCCTGGCTGTACGGCGACTTCGTCGCGCGCTTCCCGCGCGCCGGCGGCCAGTACGTCTACCTCCGCGAGGCCTTCGGCCCGCTCGTCGGCTTCCTCTACGGCTGGACGCTGTTCCTCGTGATCCAGACCGGGACGATCGCCGCGGTCGCGGTGGCGTTCGCGCGCTACACGGCGGTCGCGTTCCCCGCGCTCGACGTGCTGACGCTCGGTCCGCTCTCCGCCGAGCGCACGGTCGCGATCGCGCTGATCGCGCTCCTCACGCTCGGCAACGCCCGCGGCATCGAGGTCGGCCGCAGCATCCAGAACCTCTTCACGACCATCAAGGTGGCGAGTCTGCTCGTGCTCGTCGCGCTCTCCTTCGGGATCGGCTTCTCCGCCGAGGCGGTTGCCGCGAACTTCCGCGCGCCGTTCGCCCGCCCGGAGGGTGCCATGCCGATCGCCGCCGCGATCGGGAGCGCGATCGTCGGCGCGCTCTTCTCGTCCGACGCCTGGAACAACGTAACGTTCGCCGCCGAGGAGGTGCGCGACCCCGAGCGCAGCATCCGGCGGGCGTTGGTCGCCGGCACGAGCCTGGTCGTCGTCCTGTACCTGGCCGCGACGCTCGCTTACCTCGTCGTGCTTCCCGCGCTCGGCGCCCCCACCGCCGCTGACGCGCTCGCACGCGGCATCGCGCACGCCGACCGCGACCGCGTCGGCAGCACGGTCATGGAGGTGATGGTGGGGCCGCGGGGGGCGCTCGCGATGGCGGTCGCAATCATGGTCTCGACC
This window contains:
- a CDS encoding MMPL family transporter; amino-acid sequence: MALDYEVPEDKRALYWLGDQLIEWRNPVMLVVLLVTGLFAYWTFQLRLVTSFGDLVPQSHEFVKIHNKYSGTFGGANNIVVMYSVEDGTIFTKEHLTAIFKMTEGMDTVYGVNHNQIESIGHRTVRHLKVAAGGTLRAEPVMLRAPQSQDEVDETRRIVHNAENVYGLIVSLDDKSALIRANFIEGRLDYKRIFEDVNTKVIEPFEKDGVKIYAAGEPRLYGWVYRYSGDGFFILVVTYCIEWVLRWMYFHDWRGSLRPTLTGVIAAFWGMGFIHLIGLALDPLMLVMPFLITARAVSHAIQMHDRYYEEFEKSGWHKRRAIVAAFAELFVPTFSGVITDALGVLVIILVPVIMLQKLAITASWWILAITVSEMMLNPIVYYYLKPPEPELVVLRERGAFRAWIEKFTHVLMSPMGRRVTLASWAILTIVGIYFMRGLTIGDPTSASPLLFESSPYNVSHTKIQESFGGVEPLIVVSEGYDKDAMKDPQVLRTMEKFQRVLERDPDIGYSFSLADIIRAVNRVFHELEPKWAVIPDSWTDIGGLFFIFFSGSPPTETAKYVDPSYTTAHVTFFAKNHQGDNIRRIIQRCKIFIAENPMEKASFKLAGGLIGVLAAANEELVRNDILMNFLGFFTIWIILLFTYRSFSCGLFLLGPLICSNIIVNAYMAVNNIGVNIHTLPLVTVGVGFGIDYGLYIVSRVIEEIQVKGDLVASVREALVTSGKAVTFTAVTMIVSTAFWITSNIRFNAEMGLLLAIWMAISYVGSQTLLPILILTFKPKFILREANRKVAAPAAAAKRA
- a CDS encoding acyl-CoA dehydrogenase family protein, whose protein sequence is MWPAFSPAELELRDRVRAFLVDALPPRGAIPEDGWIHGFDPAFSRRLGAAGFIGMTWPTAYGGAGRNYVDRAIVTEELLRAGAPTAAHWVGDRQIGPALLAHGTEEQRREIVPRLARGELVFCLGMSEPGAGSDLAALSTRAIDDGDAFVVEGQKVWTSFAHHADYCYLVARTDPAAPRHRGISELLVDMRLPGIRVRPLVDMTGEHHFNEVFFERVRVSKRWLIGEVGRGWFQIASQLDYERAGMERLLSYAPLLADLEAHVRATGRSADPLVRQQLARFHGEIAVGRQLIYRIAWQLSRGVTPTADTALAKLYGSELEQRLARFAGEVLGPYAVLAPGAEAPLGGRVARAIVNAPALTIRGGTVEILRNVVAQRGLGLPRA